The following is a genomic window from Desulfitobacterium chlororespirans DSM 11544.
TATCACAAAGCAGCTCATCGCCACCCGTGAAGTCATCGCGAAGAACCAGAACCGCATTAATTATGATTCCCAAGGAAATTTTGAGTTTAAGCATCTTAATCCGGCAGCAGTTGGCATGCAAATCGGCGATATCTTTGGGCAGCTGACCCATTACTCTATCAAACAGACACGGCTTGACTACCGCTCCGACAGCAATGCTCCGGATGATTATGAAGCCCAGGGATTGCTGAGGTTTAGCTATGAACCCCATCTTGCCGAAATCTGGGGCGAAGATGTAGTGGCAGGAGAGCGGGTTTTTCGCTATATGGTTCCTTTGCATATGAAGGAAGAATGCCTCTCCTGTCATGGCGAACCGATTGGTGATTTGGATATCACCGGGCATTGCAAAGAAGGGTATAAGGTTGAGGATTTAGGCGGAGCCATCAGTCTGATTATGCCTATGGATATTTTCCTGCACGGGATTAAGCTCAATGTATATCGCCATTTGTCCTTTTCACTGCTGCTGATCGGTGTGATTGTGATCTCTATGTACTTGCTTGTCACCCGCCTGGTCACCCGTTCTTTGGGGGAACTGAAGGGTGCCACGGCCCAAGTGGGACAAGGAGATTTTGATATTGACCTGAACCGCATCAGGGCTCAAGGTGAAATAAAAGAACTGGCTCAGCATATTCAAGAGATGGCTGATCAGTTGAAGGATCTCTATCAGAATTTAGAGGCCAAGGTGGAAAAGCGAACCCATCAGCTGAAATTAGCCAATGAAGACTTAAGAATCAAGCAGGATGAATTGGAAGCTGCCAATATTAAACTGAATGAGATCAATACCTATAAGTCGGAGTTTCTGGCCATTATGAGCCATGAATTAAGGACTCCCCTGACCTCAGTCATGGCTTTTACCGATCTTCTTCTCCAGGATCTTCCCAAGGAATTAAAACAAGAGCGGCAGAATCTCAAGTACATTAAAGCCAACAGCCAAAACCTTTTGAAGTTGATCAATAATATCCTTGATCTGGCTAAGCTCGAAGCCGGGCGCCTTGAGTTAAAATTAGAATATGTCGATATGGCTGATGTCATGGGGGCCATTGACAGCGTTATAGCCCCTTTGGCCAAGAAGAAAGGCATTGCCTGGGAAATAAGCCTTGATCCTGAGGTTTCCTTGCTGCGCGCGGATCCGGAGAAACTTCGCCGGGTTATTGAGAATTTGGTCGGGAACGCCATTAAATTCACCCCTCCTGAGGGACGGGTAGAAATTCAGGTGAAAAATGGGCCAAGGGACAATTGGCTCATGATCCGCGTTATTGATACCGGAATTGGCATTCCTCCTGAAGAGCAGGAAGAGATTTTTGAACGGTTTACCCAGATAGACAGCTCCAACTCCAGAAAATATGGAGGTACGGGTCTGGGCTTAGCTTTGGCCAAAGAATTAGTCACGCTTCACAAAGGAGAACTATGGGTCGAGAGCGAAATAAACAAAGGGAGTACTTTTGTGGTACTCTTACCGAAGGATCCCGACAAAGTCGATCCAGGGGGTAATAAAGAAATATAGAGTGAGGCACAAGGAGGAAAAGGGATGAAGCGCACCTATAAGGTTTTGTTGGTCGATGACGAAGAAAGCATCTATAGAGTTGTCGAGCAAGTCCTAAAAAGGGAAGCTTATGAACTGCTTTATGCGGACAATGGCGAAGGGGCTCTGGAGTCCTTTCAAAAAGAAAGTCCGGATTTAGTGATACTTGATGTGATGCTGCCCTTGATTGATGGTTATGAGGTATGCAGAACCATCAGAGAAACAAGCAAGGTCCCCATTCTTATGCTTTCGGCCAAGGGGGAAATTATCGACAAAAGCGTGGGATTTAATCTCGGCGCCGATGACTATCTTGTCAAGCCCTTCAGCCCCGTTGAATTGGGGTTGCGTGTTAAAGCTCTTCTGAGGCGTTCCTTTGACAAAGAGCAGTCCGCTCCCAAAGTAAGAAAAACCACCAAAATAAGTAAAGGGGAGCTGGAAATCAACTGTGAGAGCCATGAGGTCTTTGTGCGCGGCAAGCCTGTTTATTTGACTCCCAAAGAGTTTGAGTTGCTCACGTTTATGGCGGAGCATCCTGATCAGGTCTTTACCCGGGAACAGCTCTTTGCCCATATGTGGGGAGACGAGTATGTCAATGATACCAGCACGATTACCGTATTCATTCGCAAACTGAGAGAGAAAATTGAACGGGATCCGGCCAAGCCCCAATATATCCAAACCGTATGGGGGATCGGGTATAAGTTTTCTGAGTAAAATTTTGCTTAAGTTTTTGTTAAGAATATCACAAGAAAATGTGAAGGTTTTGTTAACGATTTGTGAAGAATTGACTAACCTTCTCGTAAGAAATACTTGCTATATTAAAAGCAAGTATTTTTTTGTGCGAAAATTAGGACATTCTTAATCAAAGAGGTAGGAAAAAGAGAAAAGGGGGCACTGAATATTTTATGGTGATATCAAGTTTAATCGTAAAATGCCTGCCCGGTTTTGAGGAGCCGCTTTTAAGCCGGCTAAACGACCTGGAAAAAGTTTCTGTAGAAGGAGTAATGAATGGGGATATCATTCTGGTCATGGAAAGTGAGTTGGTACATGATGCGGTGGAGATGATCGAAAGCGGGATTGTTTCATTGCCAGGAGTCACTGGAGTCTATCCGGTTTATATAGCTATGGACACGGATTTCCCTGAAGAGGAGGTGTAGATTTTGCTTAAGGGAAATGAACTCATCAGTCGGAGAGACTTCCTGGGCACTGTGGTCAATGACTTTTGCAAGCTGACCATCAATGCGGTTAGGGCTACGGCCCCCAGGAAAAACCTCATAAGACCTCCTGGAGCGATAGAAGAAATCGCTTTTCTGGCCGGCTGTCAACGCTGTGGGAAATGCAGTGAAGCTTGTGAAGATAGGTCTATTCACATAGCCGGACCGGATGAAGGGGTTTTAGTTGGGACTCCTTACCTTGTCCCTGATGAGCAGCCTTGTACATTCTGTCTGCGATGTATTGAAGTGTGTCCAAGCGGAGCTCTTGAGAAACGGGAGTTCAGCCAATCCTATGCACTAGGTGTGGCAAAAATCATTCAGGATAATTGCCTCGCTTATCATGAACAGCTGTGCAGTTCCTGCCTTTATGCTTGTCCGGTGGGAATAAAGGCCATTGAATTAAGAGACTTTCGCTATCCGATTATCCGGACGGAATGCTGCATTGGCTGCGGCCTATGTATCAAGGCATGTATCGCGGAAAATCCTGCAATTACTGTGGTACCATGCTCAACGAAGAAAGAATGATAAGGAGAGAGGATTATGGTTCGTTCTAAAAAAACAGCAAAAGTCCTGTTGTTAACGCTGCTGGTGTTAATGCTCGGTGCCCTTATGTTAACCGGCTGTCAAAGTCAGCCGGTGGACC
Proteins encoded in this region:
- a CDS encoding ATP-binding protein; this encodes MMKDSLTHRFMLFTTIVVVFIMLINFIWDYHNQKAQATLEMHEKAQVITKQLIATREVIAKNQNRINYDSQGNFEFKHLNPAAVGMQIGDIFGQLTHYSIKQTRLDYRSDSNAPDDYEAQGLLRFSYEPHLAEIWGEDVVAGERVFRYMVPLHMKEECLSCHGEPIGDLDITGHCKEGYKVEDLGGAISLIMPMDIFLHGIKLNVYRHLSFSLLLIGVIVISMYLLVTRLVTRSLGELKGATAQVGQGDFDIDLNRIRAQGEIKELAQHIQEMADQLKDLYQNLEAKVEKRTHQLKLANEDLRIKQDELEAANIKLNEINTYKSEFLAIMSHELRTPLTSVMAFTDLLLQDLPKELKQERQNLKYIKANSQNLLKLINNILDLAKLEAGRLELKLEYVDMADVMGAIDSVIAPLAKKKGIAWEISLDPEVSLLRADPEKLRRVIENLVGNAIKFTPPEGRVEIQVKNGPRDNWLMIRVIDTGIGIPPEEQEEIFERFTQIDSSNSRKYGGTGLGLALAKELVTLHKGELWVESEINKGSTFVVLLPKDPDKVDPGGNKEI
- a CDS encoding response regulator transcription factor; amino-acid sequence: MKRTYKVLLVDDEESIYRVVEQVLKREAYELLYADNGEGALESFQKESPDLVILDVMLPLIDGYEVCRTIRETSKVPILMLSAKGEIIDKSVGFNLGADDYLVKPFSPVELGLRVKALLRRSFDKEQSAPKVRKTTKISKGELEINCESHEVFVRGKPVYLTPKEFELLTFMAEHPDQVFTREQLFAHMWGDEYVNDTSTITVFIRKLREKIERDPAKPQYIQTVWGIGYKFSE
- a CDS encoding chaperone NapD; amino-acid sequence: MVISSLIVKCLPGFEEPLLSRLNDLEKVSVEGVMNGDIILVMESELVHDAVEMIESGIVSLPGVTGVYPVYIAMDTDFPEEEV
- a CDS encoding 4Fe-4S dicluster domain-containing protein, which gives rise to MLKGNELISRRDFLGTVVNDFCKLTINAVRATAPRKNLIRPPGAIEEIAFLAGCQRCGKCSEACEDRSIHIAGPDEGVLVGTPYLVPDEQPCTFCLRCIEVCPSGALEKREFSQSYALGVAKIIQDNCLAYHEQLCSSCLYACPVGIKAIELRDFRYPIIRTECCIGCGLCIKACIAENPAITVVPCSTKKE